agagtggagcacgactgtctccgtggggcaattggctagcgcgataggctgttaaccgaaaggttggaggttcgagcccacccggtggtggtgcggcgcttttttttctttggagtgatagctctaaagaaatggtctgacggtggtgagagtggagcaggacggtccccgtggcgcaatcggctagcgcgatcggctgttaaccgaaaagttggaggttcgagcccacccggtggtggtgcggcgcttttttttctttgggctgatagctttgaagatatgttctaattgtggtgagagttgagcaggactttctccgtggcgcatttgaccagcgcgatcggctgttaaccgaaaagttggaggttcgagccctcccgggagtggtgttttgcttttttctttgcgctgatagctttgaagatatgttctgatggtggtgagagatgagcacgactgtctctgtggtgcaattggctagcgcgatcggctgttaaccgaaaggttggaggttcgagcccacccggtggtggtgcagtgcttttttttctttcggctgatagctttgatgctatgttctgatggtggtgagaagagagcaagactgtctccgtggcgcaaagggctagcgcgatcggctgttgaccgaaaggttggagtttcgagcccttccgggagtggtgtgttgcttttttctatgcgatgatagctttgaagatatgttctgatggtggtgagagtggagcaagactgtctccgtggcgcgatgggctagcgcgatcggctgttaaccgaaaggttggaggttcgagcccacgcggtggtggtgcagcgctttttttctttgcgctgatagctttgaagatatgttctgatggtggtgagagtggagcaggacagtcttcgtggtgcaattggctagcgcgatcggctgttaaccgtaaagttggaggttcgagcccacccggtggtggtgcggtgcttttttttttgggctgatagctttgatgatatgatctgatggtggtgagagatgagcaagactgtctccgtggcgcaatgggcctgcgcgatcggctgttgaccgaaaggttggagtttcgagccctcccgggagtggtgtgttgcttttttctttgcgatgatagctttaaagatatgttctgatggtggtgagagcggagcaagactgtctccgtggcgcaatgggctagcgcgatcggctgttaaccaaaaggttggagttttgagcctcccgggagtggtgtgttgcttttttctttgcggtagtagctttgaagatatgttctgatggtggtgagtgtggagcaggactgtcttcgtggcgcaattggctagcgcgatcggctgttaaccgaaaggttggaggttcttgcccagccggtggcggtgcggcgctttttttttctttggggtgatagctttgaagaaatgttctgacggtggtgagagtggagcacgactgtctccgtggggcaattggctagcgcgatcggctgttaaccgaaagattggaggttcgagcccacccggtggtggtgcagcgctttttttttctttggggtgatagctctgaagaaatggtctgacggtggttagagtggagcaggactttgtccgtggcgcaattggccagcgcgatcggctgttaaccgaaaagttggaggttcgagcccttccgggagtggtgttttgcttttttctttgcgctgatagctttgaagatatgttctgatggtggtgagagtggagcacgactgtctccgtggcgcaattggctagcgcgatcggctgttaaccgaaaggttggaggttcgagcccacccggtggtggtgcggtgctttttttttctttgggctgatagctttgaagttatgttctgatggtggtgagaagggagcaagactgtctccgtggcgcaatgggctagcgcgatcggctgttgaccgaaaggttggagtttcgagccctcccgggagtggtgtgttgcttttttctttgcgctgatagctttgaagatatgttctgacgatggtgagagtggagcacgactgtctccgtggggcaattggctagcgcgatcggctgttaaccgtaatgttggaggttcgagcccacccggtggtggtgcagcgctttttttttctttgggctgctagctctgaagaaatgttctgacggcggtgagagtggagcaggactgtctccgtggcgcaattggctagcgcgatcggctgttaaccgaaaagtcggaggttcgagcccaccaagtggtggtgcggcacttttttttctttgggctgatacctttgaagatatgttctgatggtggtgagagtggagcacgactgtctccgtggcgaaattggcttgcgcgatcggctgttaaccgagaggttgaaggttcgagcccacccggtggtagtgcggcgcttttttttctttgcgctgatagctttaaagatatgttctgatggtggtgagagtggagcacgattgtctccgtggcgcaattggccagcgcgatcggctgttaaccgaaaagttggaggttcgagcccacccggtggtggtgcagcgcttttttttttctttgggctgctagctctgaagaaatgttctgacggcggtgagagtggagcaggactgtctccgtggcgcaattggctagcgcgatcggctgttaaccgaaaagtcggaggttcgagcccaccaagtggtggtgcggcacttttttttctttgggctgatagctttgatgctatgttctgatggtggtgagaagggagcaagactgtctccgtggcgcaaagggctagcgcgatcggctgttgaccgaaaggttggagtttcgagcccttccgggagtggtgtgttgcttttttctatgcgctgatagctttgaagatatgttctgatggtggtgagagtggagcaagactgtctccgtggcgcgatgggctagcgcgatcggctgttaaccgaaaggttggaggttcgagcccacgcggtggtggtgcagcgctttttttctttgcgctgatagctttgaagatatgttctgatggtggtgagagtggagcaggacagtttcgtggtgcaattggctagcgcgatcggctgttaaccgtaaagttggaggttcgagcccacccggtggtggtgcggtgctttttttttctttgggctgatagctttgatgatatgttctgatggtggtgagagcggagcaagactgtctccgtggcgcaatgggctagcgcgatcggctgttaaccaaaaggttggagttttgagcctcccgggagtggtgtgttgcttttttctttgcggtagtagctttgaagatatgttctgatggtggtgagtgtggagcaggactgtcttcgtggcgcaattggctagcgcgatcggctgttaaccgaaaggttggaggttctagcccagccggtggcggtgcggcgctttttttttctttggggttatagctttgaagaaatgttctgacggtggtgagagtggagcacgactgtctccgtggggcaattggctagcgcgatcggctgttaaccgaaaggttggaggttcgagcccacccggtggtggtgcggcgcttttttttttctttggggtgatagctctgaagaaatggtctgacggtggttagagtggagcaggactttgtccgtggcgcaattggccagcgcgatcggctgttaaccgaaaagttggaggttcgagcccttccgggagtggtgttttgcttttttctttgcgctgatagctttgaagatatgttctgatggtggtgagagtggagcacgactgtctccgtggcgcaattggctagcgcgatcggctgttaaccgaaaggttggaggttcgagcccacccggtggtggtgcggtgctttttttttctttgggctgatagctttgaagttatgttctgatggtggtgagaagggagcaagactgtctccgtggcgcaatgggctagcgcgatcggctgttgaccgaaaggttggagtttcgagccctcccgggagtggtgtgttgcttttttctttgcgctgatagctttgaagatatgttctgacgatggtgagagtggagcacgactgtctccgtggggcaattggctagcgcgatcggctgttaaccgtaatgttggaggttcgagcccacccggtggtggtgcagcgcttttttttctttgggctgctagctctgaagaaatgttctgacggcggtgagagtggagcaggactgtctccgtggcgcaattggctagcgcgatcggctgttaaccgaaaagtcggaggttcgagcccaccaagtggtggtgcggcacttttttttctttgggctgatacctttgaagatatgttctgatggtggtgagagtgaagcaggactgtctccgtggcgaaattggcttgcgcgatcggctgttaaccgagaggttgaaggttcgagcccacccggtggtggtgcggcgcttttttttctttgcgctgatagctttaaagatatgttctgatggtggtgagagtggagcacgattgtctccgtggcgcaattggccagcgcgatcggctgttaaccgaaaagttggaggttcgagcccacccgttggtggtgcggtgcttttttttctttgggctgatagctttgatgatatgttctgatggtggtgagagatgaacaagactgtctccgtggcgcaatgggctagcgcgatcggctgttgaccgaaagattggaggttctagcccaaccggtggtggtgcggcgctttttttttctttggggtgattgctctgaagaaatgttctgacggtggtgagagtggagcacgactgtctccgtggggcaattggctagcgcgatcggctgttaacagaaaagtttgaggttcgagcccacccggtggtggtgcggcgcttttttttttctttggggtgatagctctgaagaaatggtctgacggtggtaagagtggagcaggacggtccccgtggcgcaattggctagcgcgatcggctgttaaccgaaaagtttgaggttcgagcccacccggtggtggcgcggcacctctttttttctttgggctgatagctttgaagatatgttctaattgtggtgagagttgagcgggactttctccgtggggcaattggccagcgcgatcggctgttaaccgaaaagttggaggttcgagccctcccgggagtggtattttgcttttttctttgcgctgatagctttgaagatatgttctgatggtggtgagagtggagcaagactgtctcggtggcgcggtgggctagcgcgatcggctgttaaccgaaaggttggaggttcgagcccacccggtggtggtgcggcgcttttttttctttgcgctgatagctttgaagatatgttatgatggtggtgagagtggagcaggactgtctccgtggcgcaattggctagcgcgattggctgttaaccgaaaggttggaggttcgagcccacccggtggtggtgcggtggttttttttctttgggctgatagctttgaagatatgttctgatggtggtgagagtggagcaagactgtctccgtggcgcattgtgctagctcgatttgctgttaaccgaaaggttggagttttgagccctcccggaagtggtgtgttgcttttttctttgcggtaatagctttgaagatatgttctgatggtggtgagagtggagcaggactgtcttcgtggcgcaattggctagcgcgatcggctgttaaccgaaaggttggaggttctagcccaaccggtggtggtgcggcgcttttttttctttggggtgatagctctgaagaaatgttctgacggtggtgagagtggagcacgactgtctccgtggggcaattggctagcgcgatcggctgttaaccgaaacgttggaggttcgagcccacccggtggtggtgcggcgctttttttttctttggggtgatagctatgaagaaatggtctgacggtggtaagagtggagcaggacggtccccgtggcgcaattggctagcgcgatcggctgttaaccgaaaagttggaggttcgagcccacccggtggtggtgcggcacctgtttttttctttgggctgatagctttgaagatatgttctaattgtggtgagagttgagcgggactttctccgtggcgcaattggccagcgcgatcggctgttaaccgaaaagttggaggatcgagccctaccgggagtggtattttgcttttttctttgcgctgatagctttgaagatatgtactgatggtggtgagagtggagcaagactgtctccgtggcgcgatgggctagcgcgatcggctgttaaccgaaaggttggaggttcgagcccacccggtggtggtgcggcgcttttttttctttgcgctgatagctttgaagatatgttatgatggtggtgagagtggagcaggcctgtctccgtggcgcaattggctagcgcgattggctgttaaccgaaaggttggaggttcgagcccacccggtggtggtgtggtggttttttttctttgggctgatagctttgatgatatgttctgatggtggtgagagatgagcaagactgtctccgtggcgcaatgggctagcgcgatcggctgttgaccgaaaggttggagtttcgagccctcccgggagtggtgtgttgcttttttctttgcggtaatagctttgaacataagttctgatggtggtgagagtggagcaggactgtcttcgtggcgcaattggctagcgcgatcggctgttaaccgaaaggttggaggttctagcccaaccggtggaggtgtggcgctttttttctttggggtgatagctctgaagaaatgttctgacggtggtgagagtggagcacgactgtctccgtggggcaattggctagcgcgataggctgttaaccgaaaggttggaggttcgagcccacccggtggtggtgcggcgcttttttttctttggagtgatagctctaaagaaatggtctgacggtggtgagagtggagcaggacggtccccgtggcgcaattggctagcgcgatcggctgttaaccgaaaagttggaggttcgagcccacccggtggtggtgcggcgcttttttttctttgggctgatagctttgaagatatgttctaattgtggtgagagttgagcaggactttctccgtggcgcatttgaccagcgcgatcggctgttaaccgaaaagttggaggttcgagccctcccgggagtggtgttttgcttttttctttgcgctgatagctttgaagatatgttctgatggtggtgagagatgagcacgactgtctctgtggtgcaattggctagcgcgatcggctgttaaccgaaaggttggaggttcgagcccacccggtggtggtgcagtgcttttttttctttcggctgatagctttgatgctatgttctgatggtggtgagaagggagcaagactgtctccgtggcgcaaagggctagcgcgatcggctgttgaccgaaaggttggagtttcgagcccttccgggagtggtgtgttgcttttttctatgcgctgatagctttgaagatatgttctgatggtggtgagagtggagcacgactgtctccgtggcgcaattggctagcgcgatcggctgttaaccgaaaagttgtaggtttgagcctacccggtggttgtacggcgcttttttttctgtgggctgatagctttgaagagatgttctgatggtggtgagagtggagcaggactgtctccgtggcgcaattggctagcgtgatcggctgttaaccggaaagttgcaggttcgagcccacccggtggtggtgtggcgctttttttctttggagtgatagctctaaagaaatgtctgacggtggtgagagtggagcaggacggtccccgtggcgcaattggctagcgcgatcggctgttaaccgaaaagttggaggttcgagcccacccggtggtggtgcggcacctgtttttttctttgggctgatagctttgaagatatgttctaattgtggtgagagttgagcgggactttctccgtggcgcaattggccagtgcgatcggctgttaaccgaaaagttggaggttcgagccctcccgggagtggtattttgcttttttcttcgcgctgatagctttgaagatatgttctgatggtggtgagagtggagcaagactgtctccgtggcgcgatgggctagcgcgatcggctgttaaccgaaaggttggaggttcgagcccacccggtggtggtgcggcgcttttttttctttgcgctgatagctttgaagatatgttatgatggtggtgagagtggagcaggactgtctccgtggcgcaattggctagcgcgattggctgttaaccgaaaggttggaggttcgagcccacccggtggtggtgcggtggttttttttctttgggctgatagctttgatgatatgttctgatggtggtgagagatgagcaagactgtctccgtggcgcaatgggctagcgcgatcggctgttgaccgaaaggttggagtttcgagccctcccgggagtggtgtgttgcttttttctttgcggtaataactttgaacataagttctgatggtggtgagagtggagcaggactgtcttcgtggcgcaattggctagcgcgatcggctgttaaccgaaaggttggaggttctagcccaaccggtggaggtgtggcgcttttttttctttggggtgatagctctgaagaaatgttctgacggtggtgagagtggagcacgactgtctccgtggggcaattggctagcgagataggctgttaaccgaaaggttggaggttcgagcccacccggtggtggtgcggcgcttttttttctctggagtgatagctctaaagaaatggtctgacggtggtgagagtggagcaggacggtccctgtggcgcaattggctagcgcgatcggctgttaaccgaaaagttggaggttcgagcccacccggtggtcgtgcggcgctttttttttttgggctgatagctttgcagatatgtactaattgtggtgagagttgagcaggactttctctgtggcgcatttgaccagcgcgatcggctgttaaccgaaaagttggaggttcgagccctcccgggagtggtgttttgcttttttctttgcgctaatagctttgaagatatgttctgttggtggtgagagtggagcacgactgtctctttggcgcaattggctagcgcgatcggctgttaaccgaaaggttggaggttcgagcccacccggtggtggtgcggtgctttttttttctttgggctgatagctttgaagctatgttctgatggtggtgagaagggagcaagactgtctccgtggcgcaaagggctagcgcgatcggctgttgaccgaaaggttggagtttcgagcccttccgggagttgtgtgttgcttttttctttgcgctgatagctttgaagatatgttctgatggtggtgagagtggagcaagactgtctccgtggcgcgatgggctagcgcgatcggctgttaaccgaaaggttggaggttcgagcccacgcggtggtggtgcagcgctttttttctttgcgctgatagctttgaagatatgttctgatggtggtgagagtggagcaggacagtcttcgtggtgcaattggctagcgcgatcggctgttaaccgaaaggttggaggttcgagcccaaccggtggtggtgcggcgctttttttttctttggggtgatagctctgaagaaatgttctgacgatggtgagagtggagcacgactgtctccgtggcgcaattggctagcgtgatcggctgttaaccggaaagttgcaggttcgagcccacccggtggtggtgcggcgctttttttctttggagtgatagctctaaagaaatggtctgacggtggtgagagtggagcaggacggtccccgtggcgcaattggctagcgcaatcggctgttaaccgaaaagttggaggttcgagcccacccggtggtggtgcggcgctttttttttctttgggctgatagctttgaagatatactctgatggtggtgagagtggagcacgactgtttctgtggcgcaattggctagcgcgatcggctgttaaccgaaaagttggaggttcgagcccacccggtggtggtgcggtgctttttttttctttgggctgatagctttgaagttatgttctgatggtggtgagaagggagcaagactgtctgcgtggcgcaatgggctagcgcgatcggctgttgaccgaaaggttggagtttcgagccctcccgggagtggtgtgttgtttttttctttgcgctgatagctttgaagatatgttctgatggtggtgagagtggagcaagactgtcttcgtggcgcaatgggctagcgcgatcggctgttaaccgaaaggttggaggttcgagcccacccggtggtggtgcagcgcttttttttctttgagctgatggctttgaagatatgttctgatgatggtgagagtggagcaagactgcctccgtggcgcaatgggctagcgcgatcggctgttaaccgaaaggttggagtctcgagccctcccaggagtggtgttttgcttttttctttgcggtaatagctttgaagatatgttctgatggtggtgtgagtggagcaagactgtctccgtggcgcaatgggctagcgcgatcggctgttaaccgaacagttggaggttcgagcccaaccggcggtggtgcggcgcttttttttctttggggtgatagctctgaagaaatgttctgacgatgttgagagtggagcacgactgtctccgtggggcaattggccagcgcgatcggctgttaccgtaaggttggaggttcgagcccacccggtagtggtgcagcgctttttttttctttgggctgatagctctgaagaaatgttctgacggtgttgagagtggagcaggactgtctccgtggcgcaattggctagcgtgatcggctgttaaccggaaatttggaggttcgagcccacccgggggtggtgcggcgctttttttttgggctgatagctttgaagttatgttctgatggtggtgagagtggagcaggactgtctgtgtggcgcaattggctagcgcgatcggctgttatccaaaaagtcggaggttcgagcccacccagtggttgtgcggcgcttttttttctttgggcggatagctttgaagatatgttcttatggtggtgacagtggagcagtactgtctccgaggtgcaattgactagtgcgatcggctgttaaccgaaaagttggaggttcgagcctacccggtggttgtgcggcgcttttttctgtgggctgatagctttgaagatatgttctgatggtggtgagagtggagcaggcctgtctccgtggcgcaattggctagcgtgatcggctgttaaccaaaaggtcggaggttcgagcccacccagtggtggtgcggcgctttttttctttgggctgatagctttgaagatatgttcttatagtggtgacagtggagcaggactgtctccgtggcgcaattggctagcgcgatcggctgttaaccgaaaagttggaggttcgagcctacccggtggttgtgcggcgcttttttttctgtgggctgatagctttgaagatatgttccgatggtggtgagagtggagcaggactgtctccgtggcgcgattggctagcgcgatcggctgttaaccgaaatgttggagtttcgagcccacccggcggtggtgcggcgcttttttttctttgggctgatagctttgaatatatgtgctgatggtggtgagagaacagcaggactgtcttcgtggcgcctcCAGCATTACAAAAACACGGATGATTACTGGAAAGAGATATGTGAGAGCACTCGTGAGAAGACAAGAAACTGGGGTGGTAGGGAACTTTCTATGTTTTCTAGAGCGACTGCATGCAATTGGTTCATTGTTTGCAAAGTATGGTATGTTCTGCAGTTCCTATTTATGTCAAGAGCAAATGTGCAGAAATTGCATCGAGTCTTAGCTGTGTTTGTTTGGGGGTCGGTTTGGGAGCGTACGAGTCGAACaaacttatttcattcactaagaaATGGTGGTTTAGGATTGGCTCACCTCTTCCTAAAGCAAATTGTGTCTAGATATATTTTTTTACGCGACCAATGTAACCCGtttgtgagaacatttctacaaattgtactttCTAATAAGATTCCTGATTATGTGGTATCAAGTATGTCTGTGAAATGTAACCTACGTGGATATTTAAGAGAAGTTATAATGGCATATGAAATACTGAAAGTGAGATTTTCAATGGAATATTTATCTGTTGTAAAGAGAAAACGTCTTTACAGAGATTTACGTGACGTAATGCTGCCTCAGCCTATCTACAGATCAGTATACCAGGTTGGTGCTGAACGTGACGTATTGAAGAGAGTGAA
The Rhipicephalus microplus isolate Deutch F79 unplaced genomic scaffold, USDA_Rmic scaffold_101, whole genome shotgun sequence genome window above contains:
- the LOC142790433 gene encoding uncharacterized protein LOC142790433; this encodes MFSRATACNWFIVCKVWYVLQFLFMSRANVQKLHRVLAVFVWGSVWERTSRTNLFHSLRNGGLGLAHLFLKQIVSRYIFLRDQCNPFVRTFLQIVLSNKIPDYVVSSMSVKCNLRGYLREVIMAYEILKVRFSMEYLSVVKRKRLYRDLRDVMLPQPIYRSVYQVGAERDVLKRVKMMTVRASAKTFFFQLHSGTLPVKPWLQEKGFFVPWSMDCLICKKPETVNHIFLDCWDAVFLWDILQRTLKKDLPITPHGIRFLAVENEDGVPYDMFMLLVLHSVWRTRMAVRHVDKDARCAHEYFTESIVYIRDVLSSREERPEWVSLLNVLATMKQF